In Fibrobacter sp. UWEL, a single genomic region encodes these proteins:
- a CDS encoding type I 3-dehydroquinate dehydratase codes for MNEKYLVGLIGPEILEAAEKDSMHPVHLDLGACTSLEIRYDFFDEKMWPELSARVEKVAPGKLQIGTIRLKRDGGTFPDAREIERLDLWKKILEAPVVPQWLDLERDCLHQFENLNKLTAGRKVQLLISEHNFSRVPSDSELENFAKDVLRFKAPGLKIAAMSNDTEDCGRLYKFIKKNFKKFKLFAAFGMGETGKASRLWSLKEGANLTYGAIGCAHAPGQIDVMTMKTALDQWESFQSELELSAFLSKF; via the coding sequence ATGAACGAAAAGTACCTCGTAGGCCTCATCGGGCCCGAAATTCTGGAAGCTGCCGAAAAGGATTCCATGCACCCGGTCCACCTGGATCTAGGCGCCTGCACCTCCCTGGAAATCCGCTACGATTTCTTTGACGAAAAGATGTGGCCCGAACTTTCCGCAAGAGTTGAAAAAGTTGCCCCCGGCAAGTTGCAGATTGGCACCATCCGCCTCAAGCGCGATGGCGGCACCTTCCCCGATGCCCGCGAGATAGAACGACTGGACCTCTGGAAAAAAATCCTGGAAGCACCTGTAGTTCCCCAGTGGCTCGACCTGGAGCGCGATTGCCTCCATCAGTTCGAAAATTTGAACAAATTAACCGCAGGCCGCAAGGTTCAGTTATTGATTTCTGAACATAACTTCTCTCGGGTTCCAAGTGATTCCGAGCTGGAAAACTTCGCCAAGGACGTTCTCCGTTTCAAGGCTCCGGGTTTGAAAATCGCCGCCATGAGTAACGACACCGAAGATTGCGGTCGACTGTATAAGTTTATCAAGAAGAATTTCAAAAAATTCAAGCTTTTTGCCGCCTTCGGAATGGGCGAAACGGGCAAGGCCAGCCGCCTCTGGTCCCTGAAGGAAGGGGCGAATTTGACCTACGGAGCCATCGGATGTGCCCACGCCCCTGGTCAAATTGACGTCATGACCATGAAAACCGCCCTAGACCAATGGGAATCATTCCAATCCGAACTAGAATTATCCGCTTTTTTAAGCAAATTTTAG
- the ftsY gene encoding signal recognition particle-docking protein FtsY gives MGFFSAIKSGLAKTRDALMGELKGIVGAGKITDDTLEELEEHLIKADVGVEAAFLLTDALRENALGKSLTTEQVLDIMRSEAERLLKDPPPFELKGKPHVVLVIGVNGAGKTTTIGKLAARLIGEGKKVMIAACDTFRAAAIDQLETWAERSGAEFVKHQEGSDPAAVAFDACQAAQARGCDVVLIDTAGRLHNKDYLMEELKKIVRVIKKVDPSMPHDMWLVIDGNTGQNTINQTKIFNQSFPLTGLVVTKLDGTARGGAVLSIASSLQIPIRWIGMGERIDQLVPFSKSEYVEGLFENALEEKSDS, from the coding sequence ATGGGATTTTTTTCTGCGATTAAGAGCGGTCTTGCCAAGACCCGCGACGCCCTTATGGGAGAACTGAAGGGCATTGTCGGTGCAGGCAAGATTACTGACGATACTCTGGAAGAACTGGAAGAACACCTGATCAAGGCGGATGTGGGCGTAGAAGCCGCATTCCTCTTGACGGATGCTCTCCGCGAAAATGCTTTGGGCAAGTCCCTCACTACCGAACAGGTTTTGGACATTATGCGCTCCGAAGCGGAACGTCTTCTGAAGGATCCTCCTCCCTTTGAACTGAAGGGGAAGCCCCATGTGGTTCTCGTCATTGGCGTGAACGGTGCTGGAAAGACTACAACCATCGGTAAGCTTGCCGCACGTCTCATTGGCGAAGGCAAGAAGGTGATGATTGCCGCCTGCGATACTTTCCGTGCGGCAGCCATTGACCAGCTGGAAACTTGGGCTGAACGTTCTGGCGCAGAATTTGTGAAACATCAGGAAGGCTCCGACCCGGCAGCAGTTGCCTTTGACGCCTGCCAGGCCGCACAGGCCCGTGGTTGCGACGTAGTGCTGATCGATACTGCTGGTCGCTTGCACAATAAAGACTACCTGATGGAAGAATTGAAGAAGATTGTCCGCGTCATCAAGAAGGTGGACCCCAGCATGCCTCACGACATGTGGCTGGTCATCGATGGCAATACCGGACAGAACACCATCAACCAGACCAAGATCTTCAACCAGAGTTTCCCGCTGACGGGTCTCGTGGTGACCAAGCTGGATGGTACCGCCCGCGGTGGCGCAGTACTTTCCATCGCCAGCTCCCTGCAGATTCCTATCCGCTGGATTGGTATGGGCGAACGCATCGACCAGCTGGTTCCCTTCAGCAAGTCTGAATACGTGGAAGGTCTTTTCGAGAACGCTCTGGAAGAGAAGTCCGACAGTTAG
- a CDS encoding TolC family protein translates to MIKSRATLFGILAAASVAMAGETWTLEQCLDKAKKSSLSLEAAKLKEQSAEISVKQAKSSGGPTVSANIGNTLYDYPLAAHPQDHYRFSVGISGSYTLWDGGSTKLNTEATQLSKEATILATKQTERTIQESVLNAYINLLAAQEKLRTADASVELSQAEFDHYSKLFEAGSITKKDLTQSQSNVLQKQVAQLTAQLNVNTSKTTLRQLLELDASDSMLVSAPEANISSPDSLEPLPAYAQLMDDARAANPGLKSDSISVKAANKNVEVAGKNSSVTVTLGANSSTGFTAWESDRYARQMKNGWQNSISLNINIPIIDNGSTENKVLQAQVNEASSQVALQESSKNLENNMEKLYLNAMSADMQWKAAILQVEAETEALAVAEEQRNAGAITYTDYLTQKNNLESAQVTLTNAKYTSLLARKLLELYQGKLD, encoded by the coding sequence ATGATCAAGTCTAGAGCAACATTATTTGGAATCCTTGCAGCGGCATCCGTTGCCATGGCAGGTGAAACCTGGACGTTGGAACAGTGCCTGGATAAGGCCAAGAAGTCCAGTCTCTCCCTGGAAGCCGCCAAGCTGAAGGAACAGTCTGCTGAAATTTCCGTAAAGCAAGCCAAGTCCAGCGGCGGCCCCACCGTCAGCGCCAACATCGGCAATACCCTCTACGACTATCCCCTGGCAGCTCATCCCCAGGACCATTACCGCTTTAGCGTTGGCATTTCCGGTTCCTATACCCTGTGGGACGGCGGATCCACCAAGCTGAATACGGAAGCTACCCAGTTATCGAAGGAAGCTACAATCCTCGCTACCAAGCAGACGGAACGCACCATCCAGGAAAGCGTCCTGAACGCCTATATCAACTTGCTGGCCGCCCAGGAAAAGCTCCGTACGGCAGATGCTTCCGTAGAGCTATCCCAGGCAGAATTCGATCATTACTCCAAGCTTTTCGAGGCAGGCTCCATCACCAAGAAGGACCTGACCCAATCCCAGTCCAACGTTCTGCAAAAGCAGGTGGCACAGCTTACCGCCCAGCTGAACGTGAACACCAGCAAGACGACCCTGCGCCAGCTCCTGGAACTGGACGCAAGCGACAGCATGCTGGTCTCCGCACCGGAAGCAAACATTTCCTCCCCGGACTCCCTGGAACCGCTTCCCGCATACGCCCAGCTGATGGACGATGCCCGAGCCGCAAATCCGGGACTCAAGTCCGATAGCATTTCCGTGAAGGCTGCCAACAAGAATGTGGAAGTAGCCGGCAAGAACAGTTCCGTCACCGTGACTCTAGGCGCCAATTCCTCCACAGGCTTTACCGCCTGGGAATCGGACCGTTACGCCCGCCAAATGAAGAACGGTTGGCAGAACTCCATCTCCCTAAATATTAACATCCCCATTATCGACAACGGCTCCACGGAAAACAAGGTCCTCCAGGCGCAAGTCAACGAAGCCTCCTCCCAGGTAGCCCTCCAGGAATCCTCCAAGAATCTGGAAAATAACATGGAGAAACTCTATCTCAACGCCATGAGCGCCGATATGCAATGGAAGGCCGCCATCCTCCAGGTGGAAGCGGAAACGGAAGCCCTGGCAGTCGCCGAAGAACAGCGCAATGCAGGCGCCATCACCTACACGGATTACCTGACCCAGAAGAACAATCTGGAAAGCGCCCAGGTGACACTCACCAACGCCAAGTACACAAGTCTCCTGGCCCGCAAGCTCCTGGAACTTTACCAAGGCAAGTTAGACTAA
- a CDS encoding carbohydrate binding domain-containing protein: MKEIFTYLVLCGVLSVSVLAANFPYSEWNLANYNGAFATFSDGLVSINNGGSDYWNVQLTRKNIELQSGKTYEVKFFLQGVSARRYTEIRIGRDGFPYDAFAEFGEVVATVNGREVTKTFRMNSGNVSNARLEFNFGKSAGSVYFSDVSLNCLDCGNTVVTPSKPSTEQTESGYLDYVVVANTIDFRDNSKALGNVVGGDVELGVESKIYGDVSVSDNCFLRERAYVVGDLRFATSCTEQNDVYAATKIKAGVQKPSVQLPEIVLGTTPVSVNLDGSLQLVPGNYGAFYANTRAKVRFSAGTYSFQNFYTEPDAEIAFDMTSGPISIAVAGNVRFGDRNKISIVGGNPSEITWNVAGETVDFGTDGLYFGKVIAPNAFVRIPSRTHLVGGVYANKFLMEPQSTVSQEPRADEISHSEEHFGPFFNSGVYRYNSVVSTQTSNIEMFVYADDVNVKVNGGSSKLVELSSPNQSVVVSLTRDMISGFPVEASYSNYVFDFSKSSNYRVYWNPQTLCKQGCDGSSATTAIGDFETVLSIAKSTGREINMAGGTWNAADNYKDGVVPWMVGFEIVGNTTDLWELNSENDLPMINLGKTSHIQIEGESPRSLKGLRVTDGINSENGGALNTGNQKISLKNVLISNSGSAKNGGAIFSMDTLNLENVRFANNYAAENGGAVFSTGKVSAINTLFLGNSAAKNGGAISVYAADAYIANAIFYSNGADVNGGALYNSGATLNLWNATFFANKASAANGAIGGAANGVIGNSIFWKNTAGCNTAECGGEVVSGYSAVSSSFTKAYPGTNNFAGDPKFIDESKPAGENMYMGYDAGINLSKESVLLKAGIQSTSMLRFDILNMNRPNDEIALGAYAYANALSNAFFGVLDDDGNVVEKMPAIPLITAVSGAYYREYIASTPYSRVWKVFVQKHKKTNKERARVKLWVKNRDGEKIDEKPIEFDVYKNGEEHGQYVFQTMTKNAGKPVLFTKRPQDAGNFDEAIVIYMSSVSDYFYYEAQ, from the coding sequence GTGAAAGAGATTTTCACTTATCTTGTGTTGTGCGGTGTGTTGTCAGTAAGCGTTCTTGCTGCAAATTTCCCGTATTCAGAATGGAATCTTGCAAACTATAATGGTGCCTTTGCAACGTTCAGTGATGGTCTAGTTTCTATTAATAATGGTGGATCTGATTATTGGAATGTTCAGCTAACGCGTAAGAATATTGAACTTCAATCTGGTAAAACATATGAAGTGAAGTTTTTCTTGCAGGGCGTCAGTGCACGTCGTTATACAGAAATCCGTATTGGCAGAGATGGCTTCCCTTATGATGCATTTGCTGAATTTGGTGAAGTTGTTGCTACCGTGAACGGCCGTGAGGTTACCAAGACCTTTAGGATGAATTCTGGCAATGTAAGTAATGCTCGTTTGGAATTCAATTTTGGTAAGAGTGCCGGATCCGTCTATTTTTCGGACGTAAGTCTTAATTGTCTCGATTGTGGAAATACGGTTGTCACACCCAGTAAGCCTAGCACGGAACAAACAGAATCCGGTTATTTAGATTATGTTGTTGTTGCAAATACAATCGATTTTCGCGATAATTCCAAAGCCTTGGGCAATGTTGTCGGTGGGGATGTAGAATTAGGTGTTGAATCAAAAATTTACGGTGATGTAAGCGTTTCTGACAATTGTTTCTTGCGTGAGCGTGCTTACGTTGTTGGTGATTTGCGTTTCGCAACTTCGTGTACAGAGCAGAATGATGTCTATGCTGCGACAAAAATAAAGGCGGGTGTCCAAAAGCCTTCTGTTCAGTTGCCTGAGATTGTCCTGGGAACCACGCCAGTGTCTGTAAATCTTGACGGCTCTTTGCAGCTTGTTCCGGGTAACTATGGCGCATTTTATGCAAATACGCGTGCAAAGGTGCGCTTTTCTGCGGGAACATACTCTTTCCAGAACTTCTATACAGAACCGGATGCAGAAATCGCTTTTGACATGACCTCTGGTCCGATTTCCATTGCCGTTGCCGGTAATGTCAGGTTCGGTGATCGAAATAAAATCTCCATTGTTGGAGGAAATCCAAGTGAAATAACTTGGAATGTCGCTGGTGAAACGGTTGATTTCGGTACTGATGGCTTGTATTTTGGTAAGGTTATTGCTCCGAATGCATTTGTGCGTATCCCGTCTAGAACTCATTTGGTCGGTGGAGTCTATGCGAATAAGTTCTTGATGGAACCTCAGTCTACGGTATCGCAGGAGCCTCGTGCTGACGAAATTTCCCATAGCGAAGAACATTTTGGCCCGTTCTTTAACTCTGGTGTATACCGCTACAATTCTGTTGTTTCGACCCAAACTTCCAATATTGAAATGTTTGTGTATGCAGATGATGTGAATGTGAAGGTGAATGGTGGCTCTTCCAAGCTGGTGGAACTTTCTTCTCCGAATCAGTCTGTCGTAGTGTCTCTTACTCGTGATATGATTTCTGGATTTCCGGTGGAGGCTTCCTATAGTAACTATGTCTTTGATTTCTCTAAGAGTTCTAACTATAGGGTTTATTGGAATCCTCAAACTCTGTGCAAACAGGGCTGTGATGGCTCCTCTGCAACAACTGCGATTGGTGATTTTGAAACCGTTCTCTCCATCGCCAAATCTACTGGTAGGGAAATCAATATGGCTGGTGGTACTTGGAATGCGGCTGACAACTACAAAGATGGCGTAGTTCCATGGATGGTAGGTTTTGAAATTGTCGGTAATACCACGGACCTTTGGGAATTGAATTCTGAAAATGATTTGCCAATGATTAACCTGGGAAAAACTTCTCATATTCAGATAGAAGGAGAATCTCCCCGCAGCCTTAAGGGGCTTCGCGTGACCGATGGCATCAACTCTGAAAATGGCGGCGCCTTGAATACAGGTAATCAGAAAATATCGTTGAAGAATGTGCTGATTTCTAATTCTGGGTCTGCAAAAAATGGCGGTGCTATTTTTTCCATGGATACACTTAATCTTGAAAATGTTCGCTTCGCGAACAACTATGCCGCAGAAAATGGTGGTGCTGTATTTTCAACAGGAAAGGTTAGCGCGATCAATACGCTATTCCTTGGTAATTCAGCGGCAAAGAATGGTGGTGCAATTTCTGTGTATGCTGCTGATGCATATATTGCAAATGCCATTTTCTATAGCAATGGTGCTGATGTTAATGGTGGTGCTCTTTACAATTCTGGTGCAACACTGAATCTCTGGAATGCGACATTCTTTGCAAATAAGGCTAGCGCTGCAAATGGTGCTATTGGTGGTGCTGCGAATGGTGTGATTGGAAACTCTATTTTCTGGAAGAATACTGCTGGTTGCAACACTGCGGAATGTGGTGGAGAAGTCGTTTCCGGTTATTCTGCAGTGAGCTCTTCCTTCACGAAGGCTTATCCTGGTACAAATAACTTCGCTGGTGATCCGAAGTTCATTGATGAAAGTAAACCTGCTGGTGAAAATATGTATATGGGTTATGATGCTGGCATTAATTTAAGCAAAGAGTCCGTTCTTTTAAAAGCTGGCATACAAAGTACAAGTATGCTGAGGTTTGATATTTTGAATATGAATCGCCCTAACGATGAAATTGCTTTGGGAGCCTACGCCTATGCAAATGCATTAAGCAATGCATTTTTTGGCGTGTTGGATGATGATGGAAATGTGGTTGAAAAGATGCCTGCAATACCTTTGATTACCGCGGTTTCTGGAGCGTATTACAGAGAGTATATCGCTTCGACTCCTTACTCGCGAGTTTGGAAGGTTTTTGTACAAAAACATAAAAAAACGAATAAGGAGAGGGCAAGGGTAAAGTTGTGGGTGAAAAATAGGGATGGGGAAAAAATAGATGAGAAACCTATTGAATTTGATGTTTATAAAAATGGTGAAGAACATGGCCAATATGTTTTTCAAACTATGACAAAAAATGCAGGCAAACCGGTATTATTTACGAAACGCCCTCAGGACGCGGGAAATTTTGATGAGGCAATAGTGATATACATGAGTTCTGTTTCGGATTATTTTTATTATGAAGCTCAATAA
- a CDS encoding DUF255 domain-containing protein — protein MIKHVFILLALFASLALAAPAEKAPKAADSSAVHWFSYNQALNLAKVQKKLIFVDMYADWCVPCRIMDVNVYGDTAVAKVLNERFLPVKLDADSQEKITCDGKKKTVQKCYSEVWELKALPSFVLVAPKGMSILTVTQSMTVEDMLYLLNQFLSKEKEWIAR, from the coding sequence GTGATTAAGCACGTCTTCATTCTCCTTGCGCTGTTCGCCTCTCTGGCTCTTGCCGCTCCCGCGGAAAAGGCTCCCAAGGCTGCGGACAGTTCGGCGGTTCACTGGTTCTCTTACAACCAGGCCCTCAATCTTGCCAAGGTCCAGAAGAAGCTGATCTTTGTGGATATGTATGCGGACTGGTGTGTGCCCTGCCGGATCATGGACGTAAACGTCTATGGCGACACCGCTGTTGCAAAAGTCTTGAATGAGCGTTTTCTTCCCGTAAAGCTGGATGCCGATTCTCAGGAAAAGATTACCTGCGATGGCAAGAAGAAGACTGTTCAGAAATGTTATTCCGAAGTATGGGAACTGAAGGCCCTGCCCTCCTTTGTGCTGGTGGCGCCTAAGGGAATGTCCATCCTTACGGTTACCCAGTCCATGACTGTGGAAGATATGCTTTACCTGCTGAATCAGTTCCTTTCAAAAGAGAAGGAGTGGATTGCACGATGA
- a CDS encoding SUMF1/EgtB/PvdO family nonheme iron enzyme, protein MFSLSIKVTCVLLIAFNVALSGEKKTYELDGRPFVSQNKTNGPKAIVSVLDNRQMTKSLDSLVYSQNKVEIVLDKRVQWIELEKNKNYSICLEKSFGDGQWNVKNILFERQGDCVLLQSGSFVKSAVVRYDRSLEEVVNINVLVGMKYIDLSQKEHLLGYNGSEKRKQKKDASSRVLNIGLKYAEGGYLDSLRFERIQEVLAVDEYKVTECEFVNMLWDSIPNQLLPDIFANQNYWISVKKGMTKGACDAHDFAAIRISPYYALLYANERSRRDGLVPVYSFDFSKDWRSLKFFDDGRFGIKHEVFALDNSDVSGYVVVRVDEKANGYRLPYYDEWMALARGGHANAEFVWGNEIDSSLALEYAWFGIQDSEDPLKKINPKKPYERKWLKNSCGRWLQSSRPVGKLKPNDFGLYDISGLVCESVMLPGKSIFDNEVLTCKGGFMSDSLGALNLGAHCDYKVSNDFIFRGLRLVRKLN, encoded by the coding sequence ATGTTCAGTCTCAGTATTAAAGTCACTTGCGTCTTGTTAATCGCTTTCAATGTTGCTCTTTCGGGCGAAAAAAAAACTTATGAGCTAGATGGTAGACCTTTTGTTTCTCAAAATAAAACGAACGGCCCTAAAGCGATTGTGTCTGTGTTGGATAATCGCCAAATGACAAAGTCCTTGGATTCTCTTGTTTACTCACAGAACAAAGTTGAAATTGTTTTAGATAAGAGAGTTCAATGGATTGAATTAGAAAAAAATAAAAATTATTCGATTTGTCTTGAAAAATCTTTTGGTGATGGACAGTGGAATGTAAAAAATATCTTATTTGAGAGGCAAGGAGATTGTGTATTGTTGCAGTCTGGTAGTTTTGTTAAATCTGCCGTCGTAAGGTACGATCGTTCATTAGAGGAGGTTGTTAATATTAACGTTTTGGTAGGGATGAAATATATAGATCTTTCACAAAAAGAACATTTGTTGGGATACAATGGATCGGAAAAAAGGAAACAAAAAAAGGATGCGTCTTCCCGTGTTTTAAACATAGGCTTAAAGTATGCAGAAGGTGGTTATCTTGATTCTTTGCGATTTGAACGTATTCAGGAGGTTCTTGCTGTTGATGAGTACAAAGTGACGGAATGTGAGTTTGTCAATATGTTGTGGGACTCTATTCCAAATCAATTGTTGCCTGATATATTTGCAAATCAAAATTATTGGATTTCAGTAAAAAAGGGAATGACAAAGGGGGCCTGTGACGCACATGACTTCGCTGCAATACGGATTTCACCTTATTATGCATTGCTTTATGCAAATGAACGAAGTCGTCGTGATGGATTGGTTCCCGTATATAGCTTTGATTTCTCAAAAGATTGGCGCTCATTAAAATTTTTTGATGACGGACGATTTGGTATAAAACATGAGGTCTTTGCTTTGGATAATAGCGATGTTTCAGGATATGTTGTTGTTAGGGTGGATGAAAAAGCAAATGGCTATAGATTACCCTATTACGATGAATGGATGGCTTTGGCTCGTGGAGGACACGCGAATGCTGAATTCGTTTGGGGTAATGAAATAGACTCTTCTTTGGCTTTAGAATATGCATGGTTTGGTATTCAAGATTCTGAAGATCCTTTAAAAAAAATAAATCCGAAGAAACCTTATGAAAGAAAGTGGTTGAAGAATTCTTGCGGACGTTGGTTACAAAGCTCTCGTCCGGTAGGAAAGCTAAAACCGAATGATTTTGGACTTTACGATATTTCTGGGCTGGTTTGTGAAAGCGTGATGTTGCCTGGGAAAAGCATCTTTGACAATGAAGTTTTGACATGTAAAGGTGGGTTTATGTCGGATTCGTTAGGTGCATTGAATCTTGGTGCGCATTGTGATTATAAAGTTTCAAATGATTTCATTTTTCGTGGCCTACGTTTAGTACGGAAATTGAATTGA
- a CDS encoding glycosyltransferase family 2 protein, producing the protein MNEQFLFYVQIAFWVLLFLVVHCYFLFLVSLPFISELFKRRKRDLDESDELPTVSILISAFNEEAVIERKIQNILELDYPKDKLEVLIGDDGSADRTAEIIASYADQGITLVKAPKNAGKAAMLNRLHGIAKNDILLFCDANTMFFPNVVRKLVQPFKDKKIGCACGHLILSDKSGSVLGRGESSYWDLESEIKKFEGILDRLVGGNGALYAIRRSLYTELPVKKSVMDDFFIATKVLQKGFFCTFVSSAIGTEQTSKESSGEFRRKVRIGRANYNFLLSYLPLLNPFRPLTAYLFFSHKILRWFSPHIFILLYICCGLLLTSGLVYQIFFGLMTLGLLAFAFKLIPAGYYFLLMNVALLKGFFLSFTREKSGGWAREARSDDDA; encoded by the coding sequence ATGAACGAACAATTCCTTTTTTACGTACAGATAGCTTTCTGGGTTCTGCTGTTCCTGGTGGTCCACTGCTATTTCCTGTTCCTGGTTTCCCTGCCCTTCATTAGCGAACTTTTCAAGCGCCGCAAGAGGGACCTGGACGAAAGCGATGAACTGCCTACGGTGTCCATCCTGATTTCCGCCTTCAACGAAGAGGCGGTGATTGAACGTAAGATCCAGAACATTTTGGAACTGGATTATCCCAAGGACAAGCTGGAAGTTCTTATTGGCGATGACGGTTCCGCAGACCGTACCGCCGAAATTATCGCCAGCTATGCCGACCAGGGAATCACCTTGGTGAAGGCTCCCAAGAATGCGGGCAAGGCTGCCATGCTGAACCGCCTCCACGGCATTGCAAAGAACGACATCCTGCTGTTCTGCGACGCCAACACTATGTTCTTCCCCAACGTGGTACGTAAGCTGGTGCAGCCGTTCAAGGACAAGAAGATTGGTTGCGCCTGTGGTCACTTGATCCTTTCCGACAAGAGCGGAAGCGTGCTGGGTCGTGGTGAAAGTTCCTACTGGGATCTGGAATCTGAAATCAAGAAGTTCGAAGGTATCCTGGATCGCCTGGTGGGCGGTAACGGCGCTCTCTATGCCATCCGTCGCAGCCTCTATACGGAACTGCCCGTCAAGAAGAGCGTCATGGATGACTTCTTCATTGCGACGAAGGTTCTGCAGAAGGGATTCTTCTGTACGTTCGTTTCCAGCGCTATCGGTACGGAACAGACCTCCAAGGAATCCAGCGGTGAATTCCGCCGTAAGGTTCGCATTGGCCGTGCAAACTACAACTTCCTGCTCTCCTATCTGCCTTTGCTGAATCCCTTCCGTCCCCTGACGGCTTATCTGTTCTTCTCCCACAAGATTCTGCGTTGGTTCTCTCCCCACATCTTTATCTTGCTGTACATCTGTTGCGGCTTGCTTTTGACCAGCGGTCTGGTGTACCAGATTTTCTTTGGCCTCATGACCTTGGGTCTCTTGGCATTTGCCTTTAAGCTTATTCCTGCGGGCTACTATTTCCTGCTGATGAATGTGGCTTTGCTGAAGGGCTTCTTCCTGTCTTTCACCCGCGAAAAGAGCGGTGGCTGGGCACGCGAAGCCCGCAGTGACGACGACGCGTAA
- a CDS encoding PTS sugar transporter subunit IIA, producing the protein MRLSERFVDNCIIINSSSTTKEAILNELVDTLCSAYKLEHRNEIFDAVWSREQSRSTGIGCGLAVPHAKIDYVDRMCMVAATIENGLDFASFDGEPVYLIILIVSPGNTVGPHLKALSSVSRLLADGGVRKDLIASKDPSEFLTILKAAEDKYL; encoded by the coding sequence ATGCGTCTTTCCGAAAGGTTTGTCGACAATTGCATCATCATTAACTCTTCCAGCACCACCAAGGAAGCTATCCTGAACGAGCTGGTAGATACTCTTTGCAGTGCCTACAAGCTGGAACACCGTAACGAAATCTTTGACGCCGTCTGGAGCCGCGAACAGAGCCGTTCCACCGGTATCGGTTGCGGTCTTGCCGTCCCCCACGCAAAGATTGACTATGTAGACCGCATGTGCATGGTAGCCGCTACCATCGAGAACGGCCTGGACTTTGCCTCCTTCGATGGGGAACCGGTCTATTTGATTATCCTCATCGTGAGCCCGGGCAATACCGTAGGTCCTCATCTGAAGGCCCTGTCCTCCGTCAGCCGTCTGCTGGCCGATGGCGGTGTCCGTAAGGACCTGATTGCCTCCAAGGACCCCTCCGAATTCCTGACCATCCTCAAGGCCGCCGAAGACAAGTATTTATAA
- a CDS encoding ATP-dependent Clp protease proteolytic subunit, with product MADCNEKKEAQNPDMIKKAEEYLANNRRIFLWGGVDDESAERIVKQLLYLDSLNHDDITLYINSPGGVISSGLAIYDCMNAIQSDVVTVCCGQAASMGAVLLTSGAKGKRYAWPNARIMIHQPLIHGEIVAPASDIQIQAEEMLRIRGITGKILAETSGHTMEEIDRDTERDNFMSAEEAKAYGLVDVVESKL from the coding sequence ATGGCAGATTGTAACGAAAAGAAAGAAGCTCAGAATCCGGACATGATCAAGAAGGCCGAAGAATATCTGGCCAATAACCGCCGCATTTTCCTGTGGGGCGGTGTGGATGACGAAAGTGCGGAACGCATCGTGAAGCAGCTTCTTTATCTGGATTCCTTGAACCACGACGATATTACTCTTTACATCAACAGCCCGGGCGGCGTCATTTCCAGCGGTCTTGCTATTTATGACTGCATGAACGCCATCCAGAGTGATGTGGTGACCGTTTGCTGTGGCCAGGCTGCCTCTATGGGCGCTGTGCTGTTGACTTCTGGTGCCAAGGGCAAGCGTTATGCATGGCCCAATGCCCGCATCATGATTCACCAGCCCTTGATTCACGGTGAAATTGTGGCTCCTGCCAGCGACATCCAGATTCAGGCCGAAGAAATGCTGCGTATCCGCGGTATCACCGGCAAGATCCTGGCTGAAACTTCCGGCCATACCATGGAAGAAATTGACCGCGACACTGAACGTGATAACTTTATGTCTGCAGAAGAAGCCAAGGCTTACGGCCTGGTGGACGTTGTAGAAAGCAAGCTGTAA